The following are encoded together in the Mugil cephalus isolate CIBA_MC_2020 chromosome 18, CIBA_Mcephalus_1.1, whole genome shotgun sequence genome:
- the mak gene encoding serine/threonine-protein kinase MAK isoform X3 has translation MNRYTTLKQLGDGTYGSVLMGRSNESGELVAIKRMKRKFYSWEECMNLREVKSLKKLNHANVVKLKEVIRENDHLYFVFEYMKENLYQLMKDRENKMFSENEIRNILFQVLSGLAFVHKHGFFHRDMKPENLLCMGPELVKIADFGLAREIRSKPPYTDYVSTRWYRAPEVLLRSSTYSSPIDLWAVGCIMAELYTLRPLFPGNSEVDEIFKICQVLGTVKKTDWSEGYQLASAMNFRFPQCVPTHLKTLIPNASNEAIALMKDLLQWDPKKRPTAVQSLRYPYFQVGQVLGPRPQSQEVKKVQSRPLAQKQASESRTDPQQSSSESKASTSSSRNHHQHPPLQQIPLPQAESKPGGLGNAKAAQHGSENNVGIGALKSGRRRWGQTVAKTSDSWEESDPSENAASTSKKPSLGNAEEERNSKEHCPQPKEQKPLYSFSTVTKLPNNVKVGQMDSSLPGSAARQHYLSQSRYLPGLIGKNQGSSGDKELSGMTLRDLWENSSNAVNKPLGPIGGGLSVTRANAGNFVSTKYNLSGGYIPSFQKKEVGSVGQRIQLAPLAGQHTISLSSSSPDNKKDKSKSTKLKPISNSSLSETSEDYEGWKKRTERAQVKGGSYSALGKTSGNLLTRAPAVQPIHGRVDWTSKYGGNR, from the exons ATGAATCGCTACACCACCCTGAAGCAGCTGGGTGATGGCACCTATGGAAGTGTGCTAATGGGAAGAAGCAACGAGTCTGGAGAACTTGTAGCTATCAAGAG GATGAAGAGGAAGTTCTATTCATGGGAAGAATGTATGAACCTTAGAGAGGTGAAG TCGCTGAAGAAGCTGAATCACGCAAATGTGGTGAAACTCAAAGAGGTTATCAGAGAGAACGATCACCTCTACTTTGTCTTTGAGTACATGAAGGAGAACCTATACCAGCTTATGAAGGACAG AGAGAATAAGATGTTCTCAGAGAAtgaaattaggaacatcctgttTCAAGTGCTGTCTGGGTTGGCTTTTGTGCATAAGCATG GTTTCTTCCATCGAGACATGAAGCCGGAGAATCTGTTGTGCATGGGTCCAGAGCTGGTCAAAATAGCAGATTTTGGACTGGCCAGAGAGATTCGCTCTAAACCTCCCTACACAGACTACGTGTCAACTAGATG GTACCGAGCTCCAGAGGTCCTGCTCAGGTCATCTACCTACAGCTCTCCTATTGACCTGTGGGCTGTGGGCTGCATCATGGCTGAACTCTACACACTCAGACCCCTTTTCCCCGGTAACAGTGAAGTAGATGAGATCTTCAAGATCTGCCAAGTCCTGGGAACTGTTAAAAAG ACGGATTGGTCAGAGGGGTACCAACTAGCATCTGCTATGAACTTTCGCTTCCCCCAATGTGTACCGACCCACCTGAAGACACTTATCCCGAACGCCAGCAATGAAGCTATTGCCCTGATGAAGGACCTGCTGCAGTGGGACCCCAAGAAAAGGCCCACTGCTGTGCAG TCCCTTCGCTATCCTTACTTCCAGGTAGGGCAGGTGTTGGGTCCTCGTCCTCAGAGTCAGGAGGTCAAGAAGGTCCAAAGCAGACCACTGGCCCAGAAACAGGCGTCTGAGTCGAGAACCGATCCGCAGCAGTCTTCCTCTGAGTCCAAAGCGTCCACATCGTCTTCCAGAAATCATCATCAGCATCCGCCTCTTCAGCAGATCCCCCTGCCCCAAGCTGAGAGTAAACCAGGAGGCCTCGGGAATGCA AAGGCAGCACAGCATGGCAGTGAGAACAATGTTGGCATCGGGGCGCTGAAGAGTGGTCGGCGTCGCTGGGGCCAGACGGTGGCCAAGACCTCAGACAGCTGGGAGGAATCTGATCCGTCAGAAAACGCTGCCTCCACCTCCAAGAAACCCAGCCTGGGCAacgcagaggaggagaggaactcTAAGGAGCACTGTCCACA GCCCAAGGAGCAGAAACCTCTATATTCCTTCAGCACAGTTACTAAGCTTCCTAACAATGTTAAGGTTGGACAAATGGACTCAAGTCTCCCAGGATCTGCGGCTCGGCAGCACTATCTCAGCCAGTCCCGATACCTTCCAG GTTTGATTGGCAAGAATCAGGGTTCCTCAGGAGATAAGGAGTTGAGCGGTATGACGCTGCGGGACCTGTGGGAGAACTCCTCTAATGCTGTAAATAAACCACTTGGTCCTATTGGAGGGGGATTATCTGTCACCAGAGCCAATGCAG GGAACTTTGTGAGCACCAAGTACAATCTCTCTGGAGGTTACATCCCTTCTTTCCAAAAGAAAGAGGTCGGCTCAGTCGGACAGAGAATCCAGCTCGCCCCTTTGGCTGGCCAGCACACAA tcagtctttcttcttcttcacctgataataaaaaagacaagtCAAAATCCACAAAGCTCAAGCCCATATCCAACTCGTCACTGAGTGAAACTAGTGAAG ATTACGAGGGCTGGAAGAAGAGGACAGAAAGGGCTCAGGTGAAGGGGGGCAGCTATTCGGCGCTGGGGAAAACTTCTGGTAATCTCCTAACCAGAGCTCCCGCTGTTCAGCCCATCCACGGGAGGGTGGACTGGACGTCCAAGTACGGTGGAAATCGATAG
- the mak gene encoding serine/threonine-protein kinase MAK isoform X7 — MNRYTTLKQLGDGTYGSVLMGRSNESGELVAIKRMKRKFYSWEECMNLREVKSLKKLNHANVVKLKEVIRENDHLYFVFEYMKENLYQLMKDRENKMFSENEIRNILFQVLSGLAFVHKHGFFHRDMKPENLLCMGPELVKIADFGLAREIRSKPPYTDYVSTRWYRAPEVLLRSSTYSSPIDLWAVGCIMAELYTLRPLFPGNSEVDEIFKICQVLGTVKKTDWSEGYQLASAMNFRFPQCVPTHLKTLIPNASNEAIALMKDLLQWDPKKRPTAVQSLRYPYFQVGQVLGPRPQSQEVKKVQSRPLAQKQASESRTDPQQSSSESKASTSSSRNHHQHPPLQQIPLPQAESKPGGLGNAKAAQHGSENNVGIGALKSGRRRWGQTVAKTSDSWEESDPSENAASTSKKPSLGNAEEERNSKEHCPQPKEQKPLYSFSTVTKLPNNVKVGQMDSSLPGSAARQHYLSQSRYLPGLIGKNQGSSGDKELSGMTLRDLWENSSNAVNKPLGPIGGGLSVTRANAGNFVSTKYNLSGGYIPSFQKKEVGSVGQRIQLAPLAGQHTNYEGWKKRTERAQVKGGSYSALGKTSGNLLTRAPAVQPIHGRVDWTSKYGGNR, encoded by the exons ATGAATCGCTACACCACCCTGAAGCAGCTGGGTGATGGCACCTATGGAAGTGTGCTAATGGGAAGAAGCAACGAGTCTGGAGAACTTGTAGCTATCAAGAG GATGAAGAGGAAGTTCTATTCATGGGAAGAATGTATGAACCTTAGAGAGGTGAAG TCGCTGAAGAAGCTGAATCACGCAAATGTGGTGAAACTCAAAGAGGTTATCAGAGAGAACGATCACCTCTACTTTGTCTTTGAGTACATGAAGGAGAACCTATACCAGCTTATGAAGGACAG AGAGAATAAGATGTTCTCAGAGAAtgaaattaggaacatcctgttTCAAGTGCTGTCTGGGTTGGCTTTTGTGCATAAGCATG GTTTCTTCCATCGAGACATGAAGCCGGAGAATCTGTTGTGCATGGGTCCAGAGCTGGTCAAAATAGCAGATTTTGGACTGGCCAGAGAGATTCGCTCTAAACCTCCCTACACAGACTACGTGTCAACTAGATG GTACCGAGCTCCAGAGGTCCTGCTCAGGTCATCTACCTACAGCTCTCCTATTGACCTGTGGGCTGTGGGCTGCATCATGGCTGAACTCTACACACTCAGACCCCTTTTCCCCGGTAACAGTGAAGTAGATGAGATCTTCAAGATCTGCCAAGTCCTGGGAACTGTTAAAAAG ACGGATTGGTCAGAGGGGTACCAACTAGCATCTGCTATGAACTTTCGCTTCCCCCAATGTGTACCGACCCACCTGAAGACACTTATCCCGAACGCCAGCAATGAAGCTATTGCCCTGATGAAGGACCTGCTGCAGTGGGACCCCAAGAAAAGGCCCACTGCTGTGCAG TCCCTTCGCTATCCTTACTTCCAGGTAGGGCAGGTGTTGGGTCCTCGTCCTCAGAGTCAGGAGGTCAAGAAGGTCCAAAGCAGACCACTGGCCCAGAAACAGGCGTCTGAGTCGAGAACCGATCCGCAGCAGTCTTCCTCTGAGTCCAAAGCGTCCACATCGTCTTCCAGAAATCATCATCAGCATCCGCCTCTTCAGCAGATCCCCCTGCCCCAAGCTGAGAGTAAACCAGGAGGCCTCGGGAATGCA AAGGCAGCACAGCATGGCAGTGAGAACAATGTTGGCATCGGGGCGCTGAAGAGTGGTCGGCGTCGCTGGGGCCAGACGGTGGCCAAGACCTCAGACAGCTGGGAGGAATCTGATCCGTCAGAAAACGCTGCCTCCACCTCCAAGAAACCCAGCCTGGGCAacgcagaggaggagaggaactcTAAGGAGCACTGTCCACA GCCCAAGGAGCAGAAACCTCTATATTCCTTCAGCACAGTTACTAAGCTTCCTAACAATGTTAAGGTTGGACAAATGGACTCAAGTCTCCCAGGATCTGCGGCTCGGCAGCACTATCTCAGCCAGTCCCGATACCTTCCAG GTTTGATTGGCAAGAATCAGGGTTCCTCAGGAGATAAGGAGTTGAGCGGTATGACGCTGCGGGACCTGTGGGAGAACTCCTCTAATGCTGTAAATAAACCACTTGGTCCTATTGGAGGGGGATTATCTGTCACCAGAGCCAATGCAG GGAACTTTGTGAGCACCAAGTACAATCTCTCTGGAGGTTACATCCCTTCTTTCCAAAAGAAAGAGGTCGGCTCAGTCGGACAGAGAATCCAGCTCGCCCCTTTGGCTGGCCAGCACACAA ATTACGAGGGCTGGAAGAAGAGGACAGAAAGGGCTCAGGTGAAGGGGGGCAGCTATTCGGCGCTGGGGAAAACTTCTGGTAATCTCCTAACCAGAGCTCCCGCTGTTCAGCCCATCCACGGGAGGGTGGACTGGACGTCCAAGTACGGTGGAAATCGATAG
- the mak gene encoding serine/threonine-protein kinase MAK isoform X6, with protein sequence MHKGELQNIRKSLKKLNHANVVKLKEVIRENDHLYFVFEYMKENLYQLMKDRKKLFPESVIRNISFQILQGLSFIHKHGFFHRDMKPENLLCMGPELVKIADFGLAREIRSKPPYTDYVSTRWYRAPEVLLRSSTYSSPIDLWAVGCIMAELYTLRPLFPGNSEVDEIFKICQVLGTVKKTDWSEGYQLASAMNFRFPQCVPTHLKTLIPNASNEAIALMKDLLQWDPKKRPTAVQSLRYPYFQVGQVLGPRPQSQEVKKVQSRPLAQKQASESRTDPQQSSSESKASTSSSRNHHQHPPLQQIPLPQAESKPGGLGNAKAAQHGSENNVGIGALKSGRRRWGQTVAKTSDSWEESDPSENAASTSKKPSLGNAEEERNSKEHCPQPKEQKPLYSFSTVTKLPNNVKVGQMDSSLPGSAARQHYLSQSRYLPGLIGKNQGSSGDKELSGMTLRDLWENSSNAVNKPLGPIGGGLSVTRANAEEKSVESPTEKTVVKERILEKIDLSKGNFVSTKYNLSGGYIPSFQKKEVGSVGQRIQLAPLAGQHTISLSSSSPDNKKDKSKSTKLKPISNSSLSETSEDYEGWKKRTERAQVKGGSYSALGKTSGNLLTRAPAVQPIHGRVDWTSKYGGNR encoded by the exons atgcacaagggagaattacagaatattaggaag TCGCTGAAGAAGCTGAATCACGCAAATGTGGTGAAACTCAAAGAGGTTATCAGAGAGAACGATCACCTCTACTTTGTCTTTGAGTACATGAAGGAGAACCTATACCAGCTTATGAAGGACAG aaaaaaattgtTCCCTGAATCAGTGATAAGAAACATAAGCTTTCAGATTTTACAAGGCCTGTCGTTTATTCACAAACATG GTTTCTTCCATCGAGACATGAAGCCGGAGAATCTGTTGTGCATGGGTCCAGAGCTGGTCAAAATAGCAGATTTTGGACTGGCCAGAGAGATTCGCTCTAAACCTCCCTACACAGACTACGTGTCAACTAGATG GTACCGAGCTCCAGAGGTCCTGCTCAGGTCATCTACCTACAGCTCTCCTATTGACCTGTGGGCTGTGGGCTGCATCATGGCTGAACTCTACACACTCAGACCCCTTTTCCCCGGTAACAGTGAAGTAGATGAGATCTTCAAGATCTGCCAAGTCCTGGGAACTGTTAAAAAG ACGGATTGGTCAGAGGGGTACCAACTAGCATCTGCTATGAACTTTCGCTTCCCCCAATGTGTACCGACCCACCTGAAGACACTTATCCCGAACGCCAGCAATGAAGCTATTGCCCTGATGAAGGACCTGCTGCAGTGGGACCCCAAGAAAAGGCCCACTGCTGTGCAG TCCCTTCGCTATCCTTACTTCCAGGTAGGGCAGGTGTTGGGTCCTCGTCCTCAGAGTCAGGAGGTCAAGAAGGTCCAAAGCAGACCACTGGCCCAGAAACAGGCGTCTGAGTCGAGAACCGATCCGCAGCAGTCTTCCTCTGAGTCCAAAGCGTCCACATCGTCTTCCAGAAATCATCATCAGCATCCGCCTCTTCAGCAGATCCCCCTGCCCCAAGCTGAGAGTAAACCAGGAGGCCTCGGGAATGCA AAGGCAGCACAGCATGGCAGTGAGAACAATGTTGGCATCGGGGCGCTGAAGAGTGGTCGGCGTCGCTGGGGCCAGACGGTGGCCAAGACCTCAGACAGCTGGGAGGAATCTGATCCGTCAGAAAACGCTGCCTCCACCTCCAAGAAACCCAGCCTGGGCAacgcagaggaggagaggaactcTAAGGAGCACTGTCCACA GCCCAAGGAGCAGAAACCTCTATATTCCTTCAGCACAGTTACTAAGCTTCCTAACAATGTTAAGGTTGGACAAATGGACTCAAGTCTCCCAGGATCTGCGGCTCGGCAGCACTATCTCAGCCAGTCCCGATACCTTCCAG GTTTGATTGGCAAGAATCAGGGTTCCTCAGGAGATAAGGAGTTGAGCGGTATGACGCTGCGGGACCTGTGGGAGAACTCCTCTAATGCTGTAAATAAACCACTTGGTCCTATTGGAGGGGGATTATCTGTCACCAGAGCCAATGCAG AAGAGAAATCCGTGGAAAGCCCAACAGAGAAAACTGTTGTTAAAGAAAGAATACTCGAGAAAATCGATCTCTCCAAAG GGAACTTTGTGAGCACCAAGTACAATCTCTCTGGAGGTTACATCCCTTCTTTCCAAAAGAAAGAGGTCGGCTCAGTCGGACAGAGAATCCAGCTCGCCCCTTTGGCTGGCCAGCACACAA tcagtctttcttcttcttcacctgataataaaaaagacaagtCAAAATCCACAAAGCTCAAGCCCATATCCAACTCGTCACTGAGTGAAACTAGTGAAG ATTACGAGGGCTGGAAGAAGAGGACAGAAAGGGCTCAGGTGAAGGGGGGCAGCTATTCGGCGCTGGGGAAAACTTCTGGTAATCTCCTAACCAGAGCTCCCGCTGTTCAGCCCATCCACGGGAGGGTGGACTGGACGTCCAAGTACGGTGGAAATCGATAG
- the mak gene encoding serine/threonine-protein kinase MAK isoform X5 translates to MHKGELQNIRKSLKKLNHANVVKLKEVIRENDHLYFVFEYMKENLYQLMKDRENKMFSENEIRNILFQVLSGLAFVHKHGFFHRDMKPENLLCMGPELVKIADFGLAREIRSKPPYTDYVSTRWYRAPEVLLRSSTYSSPIDLWAVGCIMAELYTLRPLFPGNSEVDEIFKICQVLGTVKKTDWSEGYQLASAMNFRFPQCVPTHLKTLIPNASNEAIALMKDLLQWDPKKRPTAVQSLRYPYFQVGQVLGPRPQSQEVKKVQSRPLAQKQASESRTDPQQSSSESKASTSSSRNHHQHPPLQQIPLPQAESKPGGLGNAKAAQHGSENNVGIGALKSGRRRWGQTVAKTSDSWEESDPSENAASTSKKPSLGNAEEERNSKEHCPQPKEQKPLYSFSTVTKLPNNVKVGQMDSSLPGSAARQHYLSQSRYLPGLIGKNQGSSGDKELSGMTLRDLWENSSNAVNKPLGPIGGGLSVTRANAEEKSVESPTEKTVVKERILEKIDLSKGNFVSTKYNLSGGYIPSFQKKEVGSVGQRIQLAPLAGQHTISLSSSSPDNKKDKSKSTKLKPISNSSLSETSEDYEGWKKRTERAQVKGGSYSALGKTSGNLLTRAPAVQPIHGRVDWTSKYGGNR, encoded by the exons atgcacaagggagaattacagaatattaggaag TCGCTGAAGAAGCTGAATCACGCAAATGTGGTGAAACTCAAAGAGGTTATCAGAGAGAACGATCACCTCTACTTTGTCTTTGAGTACATGAAGGAGAACCTATACCAGCTTATGAAGGACAG AGAGAATAAGATGTTCTCAGAGAAtgaaattaggaacatcctgttTCAAGTGCTGTCTGGGTTGGCTTTTGTGCATAAGCATG GTTTCTTCCATCGAGACATGAAGCCGGAGAATCTGTTGTGCATGGGTCCAGAGCTGGTCAAAATAGCAGATTTTGGACTGGCCAGAGAGATTCGCTCTAAACCTCCCTACACAGACTACGTGTCAACTAGATG GTACCGAGCTCCAGAGGTCCTGCTCAGGTCATCTACCTACAGCTCTCCTATTGACCTGTGGGCTGTGGGCTGCATCATGGCTGAACTCTACACACTCAGACCCCTTTTCCCCGGTAACAGTGAAGTAGATGAGATCTTCAAGATCTGCCAAGTCCTGGGAACTGTTAAAAAG ACGGATTGGTCAGAGGGGTACCAACTAGCATCTGCTATGAACTTTCGCTTCCCCCAATGTGTACCGACCCACCTGAAGACACTTATCCCGAACGCCAGCAATGAAGCTATTGCCCTGATGAAGGACCTGCTGCAGTGGGACCCCAAGAAAAGGCCCACTGCTGTGCAG TCCCTTCGCTATCCTTACTTCCAGGTAGGGCAGGTGTTGGGTCCTCGTCCTCAGAGTCAGGAGGTCAAGAAGGTCCAAAGCAGACCACTGGCCCAGAAACAGGCGTCTGAGTCGAGAACCGATCCGCAGCAGTCTTCCTCTGAGTCCAAAGCGTCCACATCGTCTTCCAGAAATCATCATCAGCATCCGCCTCTTCAGCAGATCCCCCTGCCCCAAGCTGAGAGTAAACCAGGAGGCCTCGGGAATGCA AAGGCAGCACAGCATGGCAGTGAGAACAATGTTGGCATCGGGGCGCTGAAGAGTGGTCGGCGTCGCTGGGGCCAGACGGTGGCCAAGACCTCAGACAGCTGGGAGGAATCTGATCCGTCAGAAAACGCTGCCTCCACCTCCAAGAAACCCAGCCTGGGCAacgcagaggaggagaggaactcTAAGGAGCACTGTCCACA GCCCAAGGAGCAGAAACCTCTATATTCCTTCAGCACAGTTACTAAGCTTCCTAACAATGTTAAGGTTGGACAAATGGACTCAAGTCTCCCAGGATCTGCGGCTCGGCAGCACTATCTCAGCCAGTCCCGATACCTTCCAG GTTTGATTGGCAAGAATCAGGGTTCCTCAGGAGATAAGGAGTTGAGCGGTATGACGCTGCGGGACCTGTGGGAGAACTCCTCTAATGCTGTAAATAAACCACTTGGTCCTATTGGAGGGGGATTATCTGTCACCAGAGCCAATGCAG AAGAGAAATCCGTGGAAAGCCCAACAGAGAAAACTGTTGTTAAAGAAAGAATACTCGAGAAAATCGATCTCTCCAAAG GGAACTTTGTGAGCACCAAGTACAATCTCTCTGGAGGTTACATCCCTTCTTTCCAAAAGAAAGAGGTCGGCTCAGTCGGACAGAGAATCCAGCTCGCCCCTTTGGCTGGCCAGCACACAA tcagtctttcttcttcttcacctgataataaaaaagacaagtCAAAATCCACAAAGCTCAAGCCCATATCCAACTCGTCACTGAGTGAAACTAGTGAAG ATTACGAGGGCTGGAAGAAGAGGACAGAAAGGGCTCAGGTGAAGGGGGGCAGCTATTCGGCGCTGGGGAAAACTTCTGGTAATCTCCTAACCAGAGCTCCCGCTGTTCAGCCCATCCACGGGAGGGTGGACTGGACGTCCAAGTACGGTGGAAATCGATAG
- the mak gene encoding serine/threonine-protein kinase MAK isoform X8, translated as MFSENEIRNILFQVLSGLAFVHKHGFFHRDMKPENLLCMGPELVKIADFGLAREIRSKPPYTDYVSTRWYRAPEVLLRSSTYSSPIDLWAVGCIMAELYTLRPLFPGNSEVDEIFKICQVLGTVKKTDWSEGYQLASAMNFRFPQCVPTHLKTLIPNASNEAIALMKDLLQWDPKKRPTAVQSLRYPYFQVGQVLGPRPQSQEVKKVQSRPLAQKQASESRTDPQQSSSESKASTSSSRNHHQHPPLQQIPLPQAESKPGGLGNAKAAQHGSENNVGIGALKSGRRRWGQTVAKTSDSWEESDPSENAASTSKKPSLGNAEEERNSKEHCPQPKEQKPLYSFSTVTKLPNNVKVGQMDSSLPGSAARQHYLSQSRYLPGLIGKNQGSSGDKELSGMTLRDLWENSSNAVNKPLGPIGGGLSVTRANAEEKSVESPTEKTVVKERILEKIDLSKGNFVSTKYNLSGGYIPSFQKKEVGSVGQRIQLAPLAGQHTISLSSSSPDNKKDKSKSTKLKPISNSSLSETSEDYEGWKKRTERAQVKGGSYSALGKTSGNLLTRAPAVQPIHGRVDWTSKYGGNR; from the exons ATGTTCTCAGAGAAtgaaattaggaacatcctgttTCAAGTGCTGTCTGGGTTGGCTTTTGTGCATAAGCATG GTTTCTTCCATCGAGACATGAAGCCGGAGAATCTGTTGTGCATGGGTCCAGAGCTGGTCAAAATAGCAGATTTTGGACTGGCCAGAGAGATTCGCTCTAAACCTCCCTACACAGACTACGTGTCAACTAGATG GTACCGAGCTCCAGAGGTCCTGCTCAGGTCATCTACCTACAGCTCTCCTATTGACCTGTGGGCTGTGGGCTGCATCATGGCTGAACTCTACACACTCAGACCCCTTTTCCCCGGTAACAGTGAAGTAGATGAGATCTTCAAGATCTGCCAAGTCCTGGGAACTGTTAAAAAG ACGGATTGGTCAGAGGGGTACCAACTAGCATCTGCTATGAACTTTCGCTTCCCCCAATGTGTACCGACCCACCTGAAGACACTTATCCCGAACGCCAGCAATGAAGCTATTGCCCTGATGAAGGACCTGCTGCAGTGGGACCCCAAGAAAAGGCCCACTGCTGTGCAG TCCCTTCGCTATCCTTACTTCCAGGTAGGGCAGGTGTTGGGTCCTCGTCCTCAGAGTCAGGAGGTCAAGAAGGTCCAAAGCAGACCACTGGCCCAGAAACAGGCGTCTGAGTCGAGAACCGATCCGCAGCAGTCTTCCTCTGAGTCCAAAGCGTCCACATCGTCTTCCAGAAATCATCATCAGCATCCGCCTCTTCAGCAGATCCCCCTGCCCCAAGCTGAGAGTAAACCAGGAGGCCTCGGGAATGCA AAGGCAGCACAGCATGGCAGTGAGAACAATGTTGGCATCGGGGCGCTGAAGAGTGGTCGGCGTCGCTGGGGCCAGACGGTGGCCAAGACCTCAGACAGCTGGGAGGAATCTGATCCGTCAGAAAACGCTGCCTCCACCTCCAAGAAACCCAGCCTGGGCAacgcagaggaggagaggaactcTAAGGAGCACTGTCCACA GCCCAAGGAGCAGAAACCTCTATATTCCTTCAGCACAGTTACTAAGCTTCCTAACAATGTTAAGGTTGGACAAATGGACTCAAGTCTCCCAGGATCTGCGGCTCGGCAGCACTATCTCAGCCAGTCCCGATACCTTCCAG GTTTGATTGGCAAGAATCAGGGTTCCTCAGGAGATAAGGAGTTGAGCGGTATGACGCTGCGGGACCTGTGGGAGAACTCCTCTAATGCTGTAAATAAACCACTTGGTCCTATTGGAGGGGGATTATCTGTCACCAGAGCCAATGCAG AAGAGAAATCCGTGGAAAGCCCAACAGAGAAAACTGTTGTTAAAGAAAGAATACTCGAGAAAATCGATCTCTCCAAAG GGAACTTTGTGAGCACCAAGTACAATCTCTCTGGAGGTTACATCCCTTCTTTCCAAAAGAAAGAGGTCGGCTCAGTCGGACAGAGAATCCAGCTCGCCCCTTTGGCTGGCCAGCACACAA tcagtctttcttcttcttcacctgataataaaaaagacaagtCAAAATCCACAAAGCTCAAGCCCATATCCAACTCGTCACTGAGTGAAACTAGTGAAG ATTACGAGGGCTGGAAGAAGAGGACAGAAAGGGCTCAGGTGAAGGGGGGCAGCTATTCGGCGCTGGGGAAAACTTCTGGTAATCTCCTAACCAGAGCTCCCGCTGTTCAGCCCATCCACGGGAGGGTGGACTGGACGTCCAAGTACGGTGGAAATCGATAG